A genome region from Crossiella equi includes the following:
- a CDS encoding ATP-binding cassette domain-containing protein yields the protein MTALTVAGLSHRYRRTEVLHEVGFALPTGGVAALVGPNGAGKSTLLSVLAGLTLPTAGTVHVLGEPVRGALHPRAAYVPQSGGLPRSLTVAELLTMTGRLNTSWSAEAARALLTAVEVPLDRRAGALSDGTRALVRIALALGRQPDLLLLDEPLAALDPLARDEVLRALMAEVAAREVTVLLSSHVPGELREVCDHLVLLDRGRVRLAGDLEDLLAGHALLVGPVEDTAWLPGERVVHRRDTERQSTVLLRGPVADRPGWAAAQPDLESLVLGHLRSARAASAV from the coding sequence ATGACCGCTCTCACCGTTGCCGGGCTGAGCCACCGGTACCGCCGCACCGAGGTGCTGCACGAGGTCGGCTTCGCGCTGCCGACGGGCGGGGTGGCCGCGCTGGTGGGCCCGAACGGCGCGGGCAAGTCGACGCTGCTGTCCGTCCTGGCCGGGCTCACGCTGCCCACCGCCGGGACGGTGCACGTGCTGGGCGAGCCGGTGCGCGGCGCGCTGCACCCGAGGGCGGCGTACGTGCCGCAGAGCGGCGGGCTGCCCCGGTCGCTGACGGTGGCCGAGCTGCTGACCATGACCGGGCGGCTGAACACCTCGTGGTCGGCGGAGGCCGCACGGGCGCTGCTGACCGCGGTGGAGGTCCCGCTGGACCGCCGGGCGGGCGCGCTCTCCGACGGGACGCGGGCGCTGGTGCGCATCGCGCTGGCCCTGGGCCGCCAGCCGGACCTGCTGCTGCTGGACGAACCGCTGGCCGCCCTGGACCCGCTGGCGCGCGATGAGGTGCTGCGCGCGCTGATGGCCGAGGTGGCCGCACGCGAGGTCACTGTACTGCTGTCCTCGCACGTCCCGGGCGAGCTGCGTGAGGTGTGCGACCACCTGGTGCTGCTGGACCGGGGCCGGGTGCGCCTGGCCGGGGACCTGGAGGACCTGCTGGCCGGGCACGCGCTGCTGGTCGGCCCGGTGGAGGACACCGCCTGGCTGCCCGGGGAGCGGGTGGTGCACCGGCGCGACACCGAGCGGCAGAGCACGGTGCTGCTGCGCGGCCCGGTGGCCGATCGGCCGGGGTGGGCTGCCGCGCAGCCGGATCTGGAGTCCCTGGTGCTGGGGCACCTGCGCTCGGCGCGGGCGGCTTCGGCGGTCTGA
- a CDS encoding GntR family transcriptional regulator: MIEFRIDRRSGVATYLQIVHQTKQALRLGLLGPGDRLPTAREVVEATAVNPNTVLKAYRELEREGLVEARRGLGTFVRRSLASRSTGPDSPLRLELAAWMDRARTAGLDREDVEALYVDLREEKYPR, from the coding sequence GTGATCGAGTTCCGGATCGACCGGCGGTCCGGGGTCGCCACGTACCTCCAGATCGTCCACCAGACCAAGCAGGCGCTCCGGCTGGGCCTGCTCGGTCCGGGCGACCGGCTGCCCACTGCCCGCGAGGTCGTGGAGGCCACCGCCGTCAACCCCAACACCGTGCTCAAGGCCTACCGCGAGCTCGAACGCGAGGGTCTGGTCGAGGCGCGGCGCGGGCTGGGCACGTTCGTGCGGCGCTCGCTGGCCAGCCGGTCCACCGGGCCGGACTCGCCGCTGCGCCTGGAGCTGGCCGCGTGGATGGACCGCGCGCGCACCGCCGGGCTGGACCGCGAGGACGTGGAGGCGCTCTACGTCGACCTGCGCGAGGAGAAGTACCCGCGATGA
- a CDS encoding ABC transporter ATP-binding protein, with the protein MTSTDGPPLRAEDLGKHYGRGWALRDCTLELPAERVVALVGPNGAGKTTLIGLATGLLAPSEGSVRVFGRRPGGRGLPPEVAYLSQRKPLYPDLTVTETLHLGRRLNPTWDQAYAQGLVTAAGVPLKARVGTLSGGQRTRVAIALALGKRPRLVLLDEPLADLDPLARQDTLRTLLGEARREGITVVLSSHVLAELQAACDHLVLLGGGRVRLAGDVERLLAEHWLLTTGARAPAPRGEIVDVQRDSGQVRLLVRTGQPSFGPPWTVSRPGLEDIVLGHMRAARQTEVAA; encoded by the coding sequence ATGACCAGCACCGACGGCCCGCCGCTGCGCGCGGAGGACCTGGGCAAGCACTACGGGCGCGGCTGGGCCCTGCGCGACTGCACCCTGGAGCTGCCCGCGGAGCGCGTGGTGGCCCTGGTCGGGCCGAACGGCGCGGGCAAGACCACCCTGATCGGCCTGGCCACCGGCCTGCTGGCGCCGAGCGAGGGCAGCGTGCGCGTGTTCGGCCGCCGCCCCGGCGGCCGTGGCCTGCCACCCGAGGTGGCGTACCTGTCCCAGCGCAAACCGCTCTACCCGGACCTGACGGTCACCGAGACCCTGCACCTGGGCCGCCGCCTGAACCCGACCTGGGACCAGGCGTACGCGCAGGGCCTGGTCACCGCGGCCGGGGTGCCGCTCAAGGCACGGGTCGGCACGCTGTCGGGCGGGCAGCGCACCCGGGTGGCGATCGCGCTCGCCCTGGGCAAGCGGCCGCGCCTGGTGCTGCTGGACGAGCCGCTGGCCGACCTGGACCCGCTGGCCCGGCAGGACACCCTGCGCACGCTGCTCGGCGAGGCGCGCCGCGAGGGCATCACCGTGGTGCTGTCCTCGCACGTGCTGGCCGAGCTCCAGGCCGCCTGCGACCACCTGGTGCTGCTCGGCGGCGGCCGGGTGCGGCTGGCCGGGGACGTCGAGCGGCTGCTGGCCGAGCACTGGCTGCTGACCACCGGCGCGCGAGCGCCCGCACCGCGTGGTGAGATCGTCGACGTGCAGCGCGACAGCGGGCAGGTGCGGCTCCTGGTCCGCACCGGGCAGCCCTCGTTCGGTCCACCGTGGACGGTCAGCAGGCCCGGCCTGGAAGACATCGTGCTCGGCCACATGCGGGCGGCGCGGCAGACGGAGGTGGCGGCGTGA
- a CDS encoding helix-turn-helix domain-containing protein, which yields MSHPLVLVDGAAGHGKSWFAARALAESEAAVRALVRCAGLPDEPYVLVREVVHAVVAAGGDALAGRAVLSAVEGPGVYPVCAALRELLGGPGSVLLVVDDLGLADRVSRAVLRCCATRLPPGASMVVTGADGWAGHRVELGPFTAAQVVGLAGELPEDWALEVHRLTGGVPRLVVEVLARPGLARTGHDLIPALLPPGLFREPSARLAASPPRVRAVVELAALCRTPLRPGLATRVCGPGAPRALAQAVDAGLLVLRDNAFQCHPPLIALAIAHALPLTRRQHLHAAIARALDRDSPDLVHHHRLAGDLPAAARCATRAPREPLRDLLDDPDLPRRLRAKLATRLAWLTADTPDHQDTVAVLRDVLDDRPPTGVRGELRLHLGLLLANQAGDLPTARTELERAVSELRQPALVARACSALALPHLGGTRRWLDRAQPCGDPGLRTAIADNRATALLQLGDPRAWDQPPVSARGQLNLTDAAITLGHHRAAAGFLDTLADPGPYLRQVAATNRLRLAHVTGQWTGLAERIHAHLTDGPHNPRSAAESRLLLARLALARGDREAAHKLLDTDGWCGAAVFAAAATRTRLGAALDSAWTAVRRRGVWVWATELVDAAVDHLGDDRTTARALLTEFEHGIQGRDCPLGQAVLRFGWGRVQGSARLLAEAAAAFAALPRPYDQARALEALARHRPDAAVEAARLFTALGATWDAARCAHLLREHGIGLGGGPGRRGYGRVLSPREREVAELVAAGRTNREIAELLFLSPRTVERHVAGLLRKLGVRGRAEVRVHPGPVS from the coding sequence GTGAGCCACCCGCTGGTGCTGGTGGACGGCGCGGCGGGCCACGGGAAATCGTGGTTCGCCGCCCGTGCGCTGGCCGAGTCGGAGGCCGCGGTGCGGGCGCTCGTGCGCTGTGCGGGCCTGCCCGACGAGCCGTACGTGCTGGTGCGCGAAGTCGTGCACGCGGTCGTGGCGGCGGGCGGCGATGCCCTGGCGGGCAGGGCGGTGCTCTCGGCGGTCGAGGGGCCGGGGGTCTACCCGGTGTGCGCGGCGCTGCGGGAGCTGCTCGGCGGGCCGGGCTCGGTGCTGCTCGTGGTGGACGACCTCGGGCTCGCCGACCGCGTGTCGCGGGCGGTGCTGCGGTGCTGTGCCACACGGCTGCCGCCCGGGGCGTCCATGGTGGTGACCGGGGCGGACGGGTGGGCGGGGCACCGAGTGGAGCTGGGTCCGTTCACGGCGGCACAGGTGGTCGGGCTGGCCGGGGAGCTGCCGGAGGACTGGGCGCTCGAAGTGCACCGGTTGACCGGTGGGGTGCCCAGGTTGGTGGTGGAGGTGCTGGCCCGCCCGGGGCTGGCCCGGACAGGTCACGACCTGATCCCCGCGCTGTTGCCCCCTGGCCTGTTCCGGGAGCCCTCCGCACGGCTGGCCGCCTCTCCCCCACGCGTCCGGGCCGTGGTCGAGCTCGCCGCTCTGTGCCGCACCCCCCTGCGCCCCGGCCTGGCCACCCGCGTGTGCGGCCCCGGCGCACCCCGGGCCTTGGCCCAAGCCGTCGACGCCGGGCTGCTCGTGTTGCGGGACAACGCCTTCCAGTGCCACCCACCCCTCATCGCGCTGGCCATCGCCCATGCCCTGCCCCTCACCCGCCGCCAGCACCTGCACGCGGCGATCGCCCGCGCCCTCGACCGCGACTCCCCCGACCTCGTGCACCACCACCGGCTGGCCGGTGACCTGCCCGCCGCCGCCCGCTGCGCCACCCGCGCGCCCCGCGAACCCCTGCGCGACCTCCTCGACGACCCCGACCTCCCCCGTCGGCTCCGCGCCAAACTGGCCACCCGGCTGGCCTGGCTGACCGCCGACACCCCCGACCACCAGGACACCGTCGCCGTCCTGCGCGACGTGCTCGACGACCGCCCGCCCACCGGCGTGCGCGGCGAGCTCCGCCTGCACCTGGGCCTGCTGCTGGCCAACCAGGCCGGTGACCTCCCGACCGCCCGCACCGAGCTGGAGCGCGCGGTCAGCGAGCTGCGGCAGCCCGCCCTCGTTGCCCGAGCCTGTTCGGCGCTCGCCCTGCCACACCTGGGTGGCACCCGGCGCTGGCTCGACCGCGCCCAGCCGTGCGGCGACCCCGGCCTGCGCACCGCGATCGCCGACAACCGCGCCACCGCCCTGCTCCAGCTCGGTGACCCCCGGGCCTGGGACCAGCCACCGGTGTCCGCGCGGGGCCAGCTGAACCTCACCGACGCGGCCATCACCCTCGGGCACCACCGCGCGGCGGCAGGTTTCCTGGACACCCTGGCGGATCCGGGCCCGTACCTGCGGCAGGTGGCAGCCACCAACCGGCTGCGACTGGCGCACGTGACGGGGCAGTGGACCGGTCTGGCCGAACGAATCCACGCCCACCTGACCGACGGGCCGCACAATCCGCGCTCCGCCGCCGAGTCCAGGCTGCTGCTGGCCCGGCTCGCCCTGGCCCGCGGAGACCGGGAAGCCGCGCACAAGCTCCTGGACACCGATGGCTGGTGCGGTGCCGCGGTCTTCGCGGCCGCGGCGACCCGGACCCGACTCGGCGCCGCCCTGGACTCGGCGTGGACGGCCGTTCGACGGCGAGGTGTCTGGGTGTGGGCGACCGAACTGGTCGACGCGGCCGTGGACCACCTCGGTGACGACCGCACCACGGCCCGGGCCCTGCTCACCGAGTTCGAGCACGGCATCCAAGGCCGGGACTGCCCGCTGGGCCAGGCCGTGCTGCGCTTCGGGTGGGGCCGCGTCCAGGGTTCCGCCCGGCTGCTGGCCGAGGCCGCCGCCGCGTTCGCCGCCCTCCCCCGCCCCTACGACCAGGCCCGTGCCCTGGAGGCACTGGCCCGGCACCGGCCGGACGCCGCCGTCGAGGCCGCCCGGCTGTTCACCGCACTCGGCGCCACCTGGGACGCCGCCCGGTGCGCACACCTGTTGCGGGAGCACGGCATCGGCCTCGGTGGCGGTCCCGGGCGACGGGGTTACGGCCGGGTGCTCTCGCCCCGGGAGCGGGAGGTCGCCGAGCTGGTCGCGGCCGGGCGGACCAACCGGGAGATCGCCGAGCTGCTGTTCCTGTCCCCGCGCACGGTCGAACGGCACGTGGCCGGGCTGCTGCGCAAGCTCGGGGTGCGCGGCAGGGCCGAGGTGCGGGTGCACCCCGGCCCCGTCAGCTGA
- a CDS encoding TetR/AcrR family transcriptional regulator — protein MDTPRARIMAAARELFYWQGIQATGVEELAEKAAVSKRTLYKVFGSKDQVVTTYLAEMQAADIGSVANLARTDLTPRERLLALFDAPAQPERAPLFRGCPQHNAVVELAGPDHPAHELVHRNKLATLARITDTAREAGFADPEAVARRLFLLLEGAMALATSLDDVSAFGQAREIAEGLLGAA, from the coding sequence ATGGACACCCCGAGAGCCCGGATCATGGCGGCGGCGCGGGAGCTCTTCTACTGGCAGGGCATCCAGGCCACCGGCGTGGAGGAGCTGGCCGAGAAGGCTGCGGTCTCCAAGCGCACGCTGTACAAGGTCTTCGGCAGCAAGGACCAGGTGGTCACCACCTACCTGGCCGAGATGCAGGCCGCGGACATCGGCAGCGTGGCCAACCTGGCCCGCACCGACCTGACGCCCCGGGAACGCCTGCTGGCCCTGTTCGACGCGCCGGCGCAGCCCGAGCGGGCGCCGCTGTTCCGGGGCTGCCCGCAGCACAACGCGGTGGTGGAGCTGGCCGGGCCGGACCACCCCGCGCACGAGCTGGTCCACCGCAACAAGCTCGCGACGCTCGCCCGGATCACCGACACCGCCCGTGAGGCCGGGTTCGCCGATCCGGAGGCGGTGGCGCGGCGGTTGTTCCTGCTGCTGGAGGGCGCGATGGCGCTGGCCACCTCGCTGGATGACGTGTCGGCGTTCGGGCAGGCGCGCGAGATCGCCGAGGGGCTGCTCGGGGCGGCCTGA
- a CDS encoding aldo/keto reductase has translation MHYRTLGGTGIQVSAHCLGTMMFGAVGNPDHEDCVRIVHAALDAGINFVDTADMYSSGESEEITGKALEGRREEVVLATKVHFPMGEGPNRGGNSRRWIIRAVEDSLRRLRTDWIDLYQVHRPDPTTDVEETLGALTDLVRAGKIRAFGSSSFPAQEIAHAQHVARDRGLYRFRTEQPPYNLLARGVEAHLLPTAARYGMGVLTYSPLAWGFLSGKVRGGQDVDLTTGRARLAPQRFDPALPENAAKYAALEQLLDLAADLGCSLPELAVAFPVTHPAVTSVILGPRTLDQLTSSLKGASLVLDDAALDRIDEIVPPGTDLYRADGAWTPPSLAATARRRPLAERAAAG, from the coding sequence ATGCACTACCGCACGTTGGGCGGCACCGGGATCCAGGTGTCCGCGCACTGCCTGGGCACCATGATGTTCGGTGCCGTCGGCAACCCCGACCACGAGGACTGCGTGCGCATCGTGCACGCGGCCCTGGACGCGGGCATCAACTTCGTGGACACCGCCGACATGTACTCCAGCGGCGAGTCCGAGGAGATCACCGGGAAGGCCCTGGAAGGGCGGCGCGAGGAGGTCGTGCTGGCCACCAAGGTGCACTTCCCCATGGGCGAGGGGCCCAACCGGGGCGGGAACTCGCGGCGGTGGATCATCCGGGCGGTCGAGGACAGCCTGCGGCGGCTGCGCACCGACTGGATCGACCTGTACCAGGTGCACCGGCCCGACCCCACGACCGACGTCGAGGAGACCCTGGGCGCGCTGACCGACCTGGTGCGAGCCGGGAAGATCCGGGCCTTCGGCAGCTCCAGCTTCCCCGCGCAGGAGATCGCGCACGCGCAGCACGTGGCGCGGGACCGTGGCCTGTACCGCTTCCGCACCGAGCAGCCGCCGTACAACCTGCTCGCGCGCGGGGTCGAGGCGCACCTGCTACCCACCGCCGCCCGCTACGGCATGGGCGTGCTCACCTACAGTCCGCTGGCCTGGGGCTTCCTGTCCGGCAAGGTGCGCGGCGGCCAGGACGTCGACCTCACCACCGGGCGCGCCAGGCTCGCGCCGCAGCGGTTCGACCCCGCCCTGCCCGAGAACGCGGCCAAGTACGCCGCGCTGGAGCAGCTGCTCGACCTGGCCGCCGACCTGGGCTGTTCGCTGCCCGAGCTCGCGGTGGCCTTCCCGGTCACGCACCCGGCGGTCACCTCGGTGATCCTCGGCCCGCGCACCCTGGACCAGCTCACCTCCTCGCTCAAGGGCGCCTCGCTGGTCCTGGACGACGCGGCGTTGGACCGCATCGACGAGATCGTGCCGCCGGGCACCGACCTCTACCGCGCGGACGGCGCCTGGACCCCGCCGTCGCTGGCCGCGACCGCCCGGCGCCGTCCACTGGCCGAGCGGGCCGCGGCCGGCTGA
- a CDS encoding discoidin domain-containing protein — protein sequence MRRLTSTLAVLVLLTLGLPTAWAQPAERTLGDITGVSQQEGTTTISAGSDRVRVRFLQPDVFRLWLGPGGTFTDPVGGAILTSTDFGPVATTVTETADYYKIETEAAVLRAYRSPLRFALYRKDNRTLVWQESTGLSWSSGAARQRLARGADEQFYGTGLRLGAWALRDKTVPVRVDNKWNEGGNASPAPFYLSTSGYGVVRNTWAPGSYAFTSPVQTTHEESRFDAVYFAGRGLKDVLDRYTDVTGKPFLAPLYGFAMGHADCWNASNPEYQGDHNRVDHQKTPDVLKYADQARAADFPAGWFLPNDGYGCGYTDLSGTIKSLRDKGFHTGLWTSTGLKDVKAEVQAGSRVIKTDVAWIGGGYRKAFEGVQQAVRGIEDNSDARRFVWTVDGWAGTQRDAVVWTGDTEGDWDNMRWHVPAITGAGLSALNYAAGDVDGIFAGSPDTYSRDLQWKAFTPALMSMSGWGAKNPSGAYQDKQPWRFDAAHQDVNRKYLKLRERLLPYLYSMSRVAHETGVPSTRAMVLEFPDDPVARDNRTSQQFMAGDAFLVAPVTSASTTRDGIHLPAGTWTDYWTGKVYQGPGTFDGYQAPLDRLPLFVRGGAIVPMGTREALAFDIHPRGESSFELYEDDGVTRRFQQGEFAKQQVLVRGGRDVTVRLGASTGSYQGKPTSRGYELAIHVASAPGRVTVDGADWRDWSYADGVLRVRTGTRPTDTGFTVTAEGVSLPTPQPIPTRADEPVAKTGWSVKYADSQETAGENGAAANAIDDQPGTMWHTAWSGPNPPHELQLDLGTTHELTGLTYLPRQDSGVNGGIKGYEVYVSTDGTDWGTPVAAGTFAPDKAEKLVGFPPTAGRYLRLRATSEINGGAWTSAAEIGARRLRR from the coding sequence ATGCGCCGACTCACCAGCACGCTCGCCGTGCTCGTCCTGCTCACGCTGGGCCTGCCCACCGCCTGGGCCCAGCCCGCCGAGCGCACCCTGGGCGACATCACCGGGGTCAGCCAGCAGGAGGGCACCACCACGATCAGCGCCGGGTCCGACCGGGTCCGGGTGCGCTTCCTCCAGCCCGACGTGTTCCGGCTCTGGCTCGGGCCCGGCGGCACGTTCACCGACCCCGTCGGCGGCGCGATCCTGACCAGCACCGACTTCGGCCCGGTGGCCACGACGGTGACCGAGACCGCCGACTACTACAAGATCGAGACCGAGGCCGCGGTGCTGCGCGCCTACCGGTCGCCGCTGCGGTTCGCGCTGTACCGCAAGGACAACCGCACGCTCGTCTGGCAGGAGTCCACCGGGCTGAGCTGGTCCTCGGGCGCGGCCCGGCAGCGGCTGGCCCGGGGTGCGGACGAGCAGTTCTACGGCACCGGCCTGCGGCTGGGCGCGTGGGCGCTGCGGGACAAGACCGTGCCGGTGCGGGTGGACAACAAGTGGAACGAGGGCGGCAACGCCAGCCCGGCACCGTTCTACCTGTCCACCAGCGGGTACGGCGTGGTGCGCAACACCTGGGCGCCGGGTTCGTACGCGTTCACCTCGCCCGTCCAGACCACGCACGAGGAGAGCCGCTTCGACGCGGTGTACTTCGCCGGGCGAGGACTCAAGGACGTGCTGGACCGCTACACCGACGTCACCGGCAAGCCCTTCCTGGCTCCCCTGTACGGCTTCGCCATGGGGCACGCCGACTGCTGGAACGCGAGCAACCCCGAGTACCAGGGCGACCACAACCGCGTGGACCACCAGAAGACCCCGGACGTGCTCAAGTACGCCGACCAGGCCCGCGCGGCGGACTTCCCGGCAGGCTGGTTCCTGCCCAACGACGGCTACGGCTGCGGGTACACCGACCTGTCGGGCACGATCAAGTCCCTGCGCGACAAGGGCTTCCACACCGGTCTGTGGACCTCGACCGGCCTCAAGGACGTCAAGGCCGAGGTCCAGGCGGGCTCCCGGGTGATCAAGACCGACGTGGCCTGGATCGGCGGCGGCTACCGGAAGGCCTTCGAGGGCGTCCAGCAGGCCGTGCGCGGCATCGAGGACAACAGCGACGCGCGCCGGTTCGTCTGGACCGTGGACGGCTGGGCGGGCACGCAGCGCGACGCGGTGGTGTGGACGGGCGACACCGAGGGCGACTGGGACAACATGCGCTGGCACGTCCCGGCGATCACCGGCGCGGGCCTGTCCGCGCTGAACTACGCGGCCGGGGACGTGGACGGCATCTTCGCGGGCAGCCCGGACACCTACTCGCGCGACCTCCAGTGGAAGGCCTTCACCCCGGCGCTGATGAGCATGTCCGGCTGGGGCGCGAAGAACCCCAGCGGCGCCTACCAGGACAAGCAGCCGTGGCGCTTCGACGCCGCGCACCAGGACGTCAACCGCAAGTACCTCAAGCTGCGCGAACGCCTGCTGCCGTACCTGTACTCGATGTCCCGGGTGGCGCACGAGACCGGCGTGCCCAGCACCCGCGCGATGGTGCTGGAGTTCCCGGACGACCCGGTGGCCCGGGACAACCGCACCAGCCAGCAGTTCATGGCCGGGGACGCGTTCCTGGTGGCACCGGTGACCTCGGCCAGCACCACCCGCGACGGCATCCACCTGCCCGCCGGTACCTGGACCGACTACTGGACCGGCAAGGTCTACCAGGGGCCGGGCACCTTCGACGGCTACCAGGCGCCGCTGGACCGGCTGCCGCTGTTCGTGCGGGGCGGCGCGATCGTGCCGATGGGCACGCGGGAGGCGCTGGCCTTCGACATCCACCCGCGCGGGGAGTCCTCGTTCGAGCTGTACGAGGACGACGGGGTCACGCGCCGCTTCCAGCAGGGCGAGTTCGCCAAGCAGCAGGTGCTGGTGCGCGGCGGCCGGGACGTCACGGTCCGCCTGGGCGCCTCGACCGGCTCCTACCAGGGCAAACCCACCAGCCGGGGGTACGAGCTGGCCATCCACGTGGCCTCGGCGCCGGGCCGGGTCACCGTGGACGGCGCGGACTGGCGGGACTGGTCCTACGCCGACGGCGTGCTGCGGGTGCGTACCGGCACCCGGCCCACGGACACCGGGTTCACCGTGACCGCCGAGGGCGTCAGCCTGCCCACGCCGCAGCCGATCCCGACCCGCGCGGACGAGCCGGTCGCCAAGACCGGCTGGTCGGTGAAGTACGCGGACAGCCAGGAGACCGCGGGCGAGAACGGCGCCGCGGCGAACGCGATCGACGACCAGCCGGGCACGATGTGGCACACCGCGTGGTCGGGCCCGAACCCGCCGCACGAGCTCCAGCTGGACCTGGGCACCACGCACGAGCTGACCGGGCTGACCTACCTGCCACGCCAGGACAGCGGGGTCAACGGCGGCATCAAGGGTTACGAGGTCTACGTCAGCACCGATGGCACGGACTGGGGCACACCGGTCGCGGCCGGGACGTTCGCGCCGGACAAGGCGGAGAAGCTGGTGGGCTTCCCGCCGACCGCGGGCAGGTACCTGCGCTTGCGGGCGACCAGCGAGATCAACGGCGGCGCCTGGACCAGCGCGGCCGAGATCGGCGCGCGCCGCCTGAGGCGGTGA
- a CDS encoding GNAT family N-acetyltransferase → MADSLTTERLVLSAPRPEDLPEVIALHGDPEVMRFLEAPQSPERAEELFRTWLLPPERGFWTARLRDTGAFVGWFALEPAGADPGVVELGYRLTRASWGRGYGTEGSVALVDKVFREHTVHTVTANTMAVNSGSRRVLEKTGLRHVRTFHLEWADPLPGTEHGEVEYRLTREQWAAARTG, encoded by the coding sequence ATGGCGGATTCCCTGACCACCGAACGCCTGGTCCTGAGCGCGCCCCGCCCGGAGGACCTGCCGGAGGTGATCGCGCTGCACGGCGACCCCGAGGTGATGCGCTTCCTGGAGGCCCCGCAGTCGCCCGAGCGGGCCGAGGAGCTGTTCCGGACCTGGCTGCTGCCGCCGGAACGGGGCTTCTGGACGGCGAGGCTGCGGGACACCGGCGCGTTCGTCGGCTGGTTCGCGCTGGAACCCGCCGGCGCGGACCCGGGTGTGGTGGAGCTGGGCTACCGCCTCACCCGGGCCTCCTGGGGCCGGGGCTACGGCACCGAGGGCTCGGTCGCGCTGGTGGACAAGGTCTTCCGCGAGCACACCGTGCACACCGTCACCGCGAACACCATGGCGGTCAACAGCGGCTCCCGGCGGGTGCTGGAGAAGACCGGCCTGCGCCACGTGCGCACCTTCCACCTGGAGTGGGCGGACCCGCTGCCGGGCACCGAGCACGGCGAGGTCGAGTACCGGCTGACCCGCGAGCAGTGGGCGGCCGCGCGGACCGGCTGA